One window from the genome of Apus apus isolate bApuApu2 chromosome 12, bApuApu2.pri.cur, whole genome shotgun sequence encodes:
- the LOC127389491 gene encoding uncharacterized protein LOC127389491 isoform X1, which produces MMGGPGAPRRGGSAEETLACRGLHWPPCPASGHRRLFLQQGKLLRKSQWSRTGCTKQPWPALPPVLRKLPRLQPCGAETDSWLMMLIVSLSLNRGIRQLQQRPWDHGPEDAGWVGPKGPATEARLDGVASWGSGWGAIPLPGELSLQGAALPIGMEKGRQPCALDGSPVGSLESHHSLAVLLPIPGTLQHPCPWWHSTLPAARTFPTLSICPMIRVLLPSQAGTPVHAHTACCVLQLQDTGHGLAGIMGPPYWAAVGAMLCLVQGLKHSAYLAGQHVLVVLQEPLGDQGTAPHAAPAQPPACPPGLGASALALLPGGNSGPMPGFHGNSR; this is translated from the exons ATGATGGGAGGACCAGGAGCCCCGCGGAGGGGCGGGAGCGCGGAGGAGACCCTCGCCTGCCGCGGGCTGCACTGGCCTCCGTGCCCGGCCTCTGGGCACCGCCGCCTGTTTTTGCAGCAGGGAAAACTGTTGCGCAAAAGCCAGTGGTCAAGGACAGGCTGTACGAAGCAGCCGTGGCCAGCGTTGCCTCCGGTGCTCAGAAAACTGCCCCGTCTGCAGCCGTGTGGAGCAGAAACGGACTCTTGGTTAATGATGTTAATCGTGAG cCTGTCACTAAACAGGGGCATCCGGCAGCTGCAACAGAGGCCCTGGGACCATGGTCCTGAGGATGCTGGCTGGGTTGGACCAAAGGGGCCAGCCACTGAGGCAAGGCTGGATGGGGTTGCAAGTTGGGGTTCAGGGTGGGGAGCCATCCCCCTGCCTGGAGAGCTTagcctgcagggagcagctctgcccattGGCATGGAAAAGGGAAGGCAGCCCTGTGCCCTGGATGGGAGTCCCGTTGGCTCATTGGAGTCCCATCACAgtttggctgtgctgctgcccatcCCAGGCACTCTGCAGCACCCCTGCCCTTGGTGGCACAGCACGCTGCCTGCCGCCAGAACCTTCCCCACCCTCTCCATCTGCCCCATGATAAGGGTCTTGCTGCCATCCCAGGCTGGTACCCCAGTCCATGCCCACACtgcctgctgtgtgctgcagctccaggacacAGGGCATGGGCTGGCAGGGATCATGGGACCCCCATATTGGGCAGCAGTTGGGGCCATGTTGTGTCTGGTGCAGGGGCTGAAGCACAGTGCTTACTTAGCAGGGCAACATGTGCTAGTGGTACTGCAGGAACCCCTGGGAGACCAGGGCACAGCTCCCCatgcagcccctgctcagcccccCGCCTGCCCCCCCGGCTTGGGGGCCTCggccctggctctgctgcctggaggcaATTCAGGCCCCATGCCTGGTTTCCATGGCAACTCCAgatga
- the LOC127389491 gene encoding uncharacterized protein LOC127389491 isoform X2 — MCVLRWGTSTPSWWGSTGVLPLLLWGECQGQGDHPDPRTAGMATARISLSQPAHKALSPGAPSRCLQEKVRHTTVKNITSVLFGICYSAWLTGYKYILQQISSPSALPRGRGRGVGRGCAAPGSRASRPVRHGRQRRQRLPAGPSCTETRYGVPTRTPAFSCLSRPWVPAPAVGGLRMGCPAWVPRQALSADLAAPKPLEPHYLQLRVVQWLPAAQQVSQPWGSCSQLHAGYTTPSGPARAAPAHVSSQARAGITLRPGKGPGEREVGSQITASAPCSRCSCQPRSTAHPCLGLALLSGSCAGRAGTV, encoded by the coding sequence ATGTGTGTGCTGCGCTGGGGGACCAGCACCCCTAGCTGGTGGGGTAGTACTGGGGTTCTCCCACTGCTTTTGTGGGGTGAGTGCCAGGGACAGGGGGACCATCCAGACCCTCGGACAGCAGGCATGGCCACGGCCAGAATCTCTCTGAGTCAGCCAGCACACAAGGCACTCAGCCCAGGAGCCCCCAGCCGCTGCCTCCAAGAAAAGGTGAGACACACCACCGTTAAAAATatcacttctgttttatttggaaTTTGTTACTCTGCGTGGCTGACAGGGTATAAATACATTCTCCAACAAATATCCTcaccctcagctctgcccaggggcaggggcaggggcgTGGGCAGGGGGTGTGCTGCCCCAGGCAGTAGGGCCAGCCGGCCGGTGCGTCACGGCCGCCAGCGCAGGCAGCGTCTGCCAGCCGGACCGTCTTGCACAGAGACGAGGTATGGTGTCCCCACCAGGAcccctgccttctcctgcctctccaggCCCTGGGTGCCAGCGCCCGCTGTAGGGGGGCTGAGAATGGGGTGCCCCGCATGGGTTCCCAGGCAAGCTCTTTCTGCAGACCTGGCTGCACCAAAGCCCCTTGAGCCCCACTACCTGCAGCTGCGTGTGGTTCagtggctgccagcagcccagcaggtgtcccagccctggggcagctgctcccagctccatgCAGGCTACACCACCCCCAGTGGCCCTGCtcgagcagcccctgcccatgTGTCTAGCCAGGCCAGAGCTGGGATCACCCTGCGACCAGGGAAAGGCCCTGGTGAGAGGGAGGTGGGAAGCCAAATCACTGCTAGTGCCCCCTGCTCAcgctgctcctgccagccccgcagcactgcccacccctgccttgggctggctctgctttcaggcagctgtgcaggcagggcaggcacagtGTGA